One window of the Mixophyes fleayi isolate aMixFle1 chromosome 6, aMixFle1.hap1, whole genome shotgun sequence genome contains the following:
- the LOC142160288 gene encoding QRFP-like peptide receptor: MGTMQLHQTLGDILPWNVSLFGYLSPGNDSLWQSIPFSSSVLFSAHEPGTIVLVVMYSASFLAGLAGNIMALRVLGTRRRRRCRLSGVSGTRDLLVNLAVCDMMVICICMPINLGHQVHNAWVFGDSLCRAVPFVQAVSVSASVLTLAVISLNRYYSVHSPLHARTFFTTRRIGIMISLVWIIASGLCMPLLFMNRTQNLILFPGELAVVVCTESWPSLNTKLIYNFLLFCALYVFPVLFNLLICFLTSRRLWGASDTVLDNNSWSMPGSRLKARRKIAKMVVALVLLFTLSWLPLYVVDIWIDINMSYGESEEILGYPEHEWILQVRPFAQWLGLTNSTLNPLCYCFVGNLYRSAKRFRNSYRERFVSIFSLSLTHAPGDRTVPKLLHYSASRKHMESQFKRGKVCTTFRPLTNNKSASTPKLCEGSPSVILPAPV, from the coding sequence ATGGGCACAATGCAGCTACATCAAACCCTCGGGGACATCCTTCCTTGGAATGTCTCCCTGTTCGGGTATCTGTCACCCGGTAATGACAGTCTCTGGCAGTCCATCCCTTTCTCCAGCAGCGTCCTCTTCTCTGCACACGAACCGGGAACCATTGTCTTGGTGGTCATGTACTCTGCCTCCTTTCTGGCTGGTTTAGCAGGTAATATTATGGCTTTGAGAGTGCTAGGAACTCGTAGGAGAAGAAGATGTCGTTTATCCGGTGTGTCGGGGACCAGGGATCTTCTTGTCAACTTAGCTGTGTGCGACATGATGGTCATTTGCATTTGTATGCCCATCAATCTTGGCCACCAAGTACACAACGCCTGGGTGTTTGGGGACTCTCTGTGCAGGGCAGTCCCATTTGTCCAGGCTGTGTCAGTGTCTGCGAGTGTCCTCACCTTGGCTGTTATCAGCCTGAACAGATATTATAGCGTCCACAGCCCCCTACACGCCAGAACTTTCTTCACCACCAGAAGAATAGGGATCATGATCAGTCTGGTGTGGATTATCGCCTCTGGCCTCTGTATGCCATTGTTATTTATGAACAGGACCCAGAACTTGATTCTTTTCCCTGGGGAATTGGCGGTTGTGGTGTGTACAGAAAGTTGGCCCAGTCTGAACACGAAACTCATTTACAACTTCCTGCTGTTTTGTGCACTTTatgtttttcctgttttattcAATCTCCTTATCTGCTTCCTTACCAGTCGCCGACTATGGGGGGCAAGTGACACTGTACTTGACAATAACAGCTGGTCCATGCCTGGTTCCAGGCTTAAAGCCCGTAGAAAAATAGCCAAGATGGTGGTGGCATTGGTGCTCCTCTTTACTTTGTCCTGGCTGCCCCTCTATGTAGTGGACATTTGGATTGACATCAATATGTCTTATGGGGAATCAGAAGAGATCTTGGGGTACCCCGAACATGAATGGATTCTCCAGGTGAGACCATTTGCCCAATGGCTTGGCCTTACCAACTCTACTCTTAATCCCCTATGCTACTGCTTTGTTGGCAATTTGTATCGATCAGCGAAACGGTTTAGGAATAGCTACAGGGAGAGGTTTGTTTCTATCTTTAGTCTTTCACTGACTCACGCCCCGGGAGACCGCACTGTGCCCAAGTTATTACACTACAGCGCTTCCAGAAAACATATGGAGTCTCAGTTTAAGAGAGGTAAAGTTTGTACAACGTTTCGACCTCTCACCAATAACAAAAGTGCTTCCACCCCCAAACTGTGTGAGGGGAGTCCCAGTGTTATCCTGCCTGCACCTGTCTGA
- the GPS1 gene encoding COP9 signalosome complex subunit 1 isoform X3 — MPLPVQVFNLQGAVEPMQIDADPQDDQQNVPDINYVVENPTLDLEQYASSYSGLMRIERLQFIADRCPQLRVEALKMALSFVQRTFNVDVYEEIHRKLSEASRELQNAPDALPEGSLDPPPLDTAWVEATRKKALLKLEKLDTDLKNYKGNSIKESIRRGHDDLGDHYLDCGDLSNALKCYSRARDYCTSAKHVINMCLNVIKVSVYLQNWSHVLSYVSKAESTPEIAEQRGERDSQTQSVLTKLKCAAGLAELAARKYKQAAKCFLLASFDHCDFPELLSSSNVAVYGGLCALATFDRQELQRNVISSSSFKLFLELEPQVRDIIFKFYESKYASCLKMLDEIKDNLLLDMYLAPHVRTLYTQIRNRALIQYFSPYVSADMYKMATAFNTTVSALEDELTQLILEGLINARIDSHSKILYARDVDQRSTTFEKSLQMGREFQRRAKAMILRAAVLRNQIHVKSPPREGSQGELTPANTQSRLSTNM, encoded by the exons GGTGCTGTTGAACCCATGCAGATTGATGCTGACCCCCAGGATGACCAACAGAATGTTCCAGATATCAATTATGTAGTGGAAAACCCGACCCTA GATCTCGAGCAGTATGCTTCCAGCTATAGTGGCCTCATGCGTATTGAACGATTGCAGTTTATTGCTGACCGATGTCCTCAGCTACGTGTTGAGGCCCTGAAGATGGCCCTGTCTTTTGTACAGCGAACTTTTAATGTAGATGTCTATGAGGAGATTCATCGAAAGTTGTCAGAGGCCTCcag ggAACTGCAAAATGCACCCGATGCTTTGCCTGAAGGGTCATTGGATCCTCCTCCACTGGATACGGCCTGGGTGGAGGCAACTCGCAAAAAAGCACTTCTCAAACTGGAGAAACTTGACACTGACCTGAAGAATTATAAAGGAAATTCTATCAAAGAAAGCATCAG GAGGGGTCATGATGATTTGGGCGATCATTATCTGGATTGTGGAGACCTGAGTAATGCTCTGAAATGCTACTCTCGAGCACGGGACTACTGTACCAGTGCTAAGCATGTCATCAACATGTGCTTGAACGTTATCAAG GTTAGTGTGTATCTCCAGAACTGGTCTCATGTTCTTAGCTATGTCAGTAAAGCAGAGTCAACTCCTGAGATTGCAGAG CAACGAGGGGAAAGAGACAGCCAGACTCAGTCTGTACTGACCAAGCTAAAGTGTGCTGCAG GTTTGGCAGAGCTAGCCGCTCGGAAATACAAACAGGCAGCAAAATGCTTCTTACTGGCATCATTTGACCACTGTGATTTTCCTGAG CTCCTTTCCTCCAGTAATGTTGCTGTGTATGGGGGACTTTGTGCGCTGGCCACTTTTGACCGCCAGGAGCTTCAACGAAATGTCATCTCTAGCAG TTCATTCAAGCTGTTTTTGGAGCTGGAGCCTCAAGTCCGCGATATAATCTTCAAATTCTATGAGTCTAAGTATGCCTCATGTCTAAAGATGCTGGATGAAATTAAG GATAATCTTCTTCTGGATATGTATCTTGCTCCTCATGTCCGGACACTTTACACTCAGATCCGGAACCGTGCCCTTATACAG TATTTCAGCCCATATGTCTCTGCGGACATGTACAAAATGGCTACTGCGTTTAACACAACGGTGTCTGCACTGGAGGATGAACTGACTCAACTGATCCTCGAAGGATTAATTAATGCCCGCATTGACTCTCATAGCAAG ATCTTATATGCACGAGACGTCGACCAGCGCAGCACTACATTTGAGAAATCATTACAGATGGGGAGAGAATTTCAGAGGCGAGCCAAAGCAATGATCTTGCGAGCTGCTGTTTTACGCAACCAGATCCACGTTAAG TCCCCTCCCAGGGAAGGAAGCCAAGGAGAGCTGACACCAGCTAACACTCAATCCAGACTCAGCACCAACATGTGA
- the GPS1 gene encoding COP9 signalosome complex subunit 1 isoform X2, protein MPLPVQVFNLQVSSVSGSEGEESQDRMRDSSSPCSSSASSSGADWYCIPQSSRSDLFIQTTAGDYSLSADLSTCTLLSEGAVEPMQIDADPQDDQQNVPDINYVVENPTLDLEQYASSYSGLMRIERLQFIADRCPQLRVEALKMALSFVQRTFNVDVYEEIHRKLSEASRELQNAPDALPEGSLDPPPLDTAWVEATRKKALLKLEKLDTDLKNYKGNSIKESIRRGHDDLGDHYLDCGDLSNALKCYSRARDYCTSAKHVINMCLNVIKVSVYLQNWSHVLSYVSKAESTPEIAEQRGERDSQTQSVLTKLKCAAGLAELAARKYKQAAKCFLLASFDHCDFPELLSSSNVAVYGGLCALATFDRQELQRNVISSSSFKLFLELEPQVRDIIFKFYESKYASCLKMLDEIKDNLLLDMYLAPHVRTLYTQIRNRALIQYFSPYVSADMYKMATAFNTTVSALEDELTQLILEGLINARIDSHSKILYARDVDQRSTTFEKSLQMGREFQRRAKAMILRAAVLRNQIHVKSPPREGSQGELTPANTQSRLSTNM, encoded by the exons GTAAGCTCTGTGTCAGGGTCTGAGGGTGAGGAGAGTCAGGACAGAATGAGGGATAGCTCCAGCCCCTGCTCCAGCTCAGCATCCTCTTCAGGGGCAGATTGGTACTGCATCCCCCAAAGCAGTAGGTCAGACCTCTTCATACAGACTACCGCTGGAGATTACAGCCTGAGCGCCGACCTTTCCACCTGCACGCTGCTATCTGAG GGTGCTGTTGAACCCATGCAGATTGATGCTGACCCCCAGGATGACCAACAGAATGTTCCAGATATCAATTATGTAGTGGAAAACCCGACCCTA GATCTCGAGCAGTATGCTTCCAGCTATAGTGGCCTCATGCGTATTGAACGATTGCAGTTTATTGCTGACCGATGTCCTCAGCTACGTGTTGAGGCCCTGAAGATGGCCCTGTCTTTTGTACAGCGAACTTTTAATGTAGATGTCTATGAGGAGATTCATCGAAAGTTGTCAGAGGCCTCcag ggAACTGCAAAATGCACCCGATGCTTTGCCTGAAGGGTCATTGGATCCTCCTCCACTGGATACGGCCTGGGTGGAGGCAACTCGCAAAAAAGCACTTCTCAAACTGGAGAAACTTGACACTGACCTGAAGAATTATAAAGGAAATTCTATCAAAGAAAGCATCAG GAGGGGTCATGATGATTTGGGCGATCATTATCTGGATTGTGGAGACCTGAGTAATGCTCTGAAATGCTACTCTCGAGCACGGGACTACTGTACCAGTGCTAAGCATGTCATCAACATGTGCTTGAACGTTATCAAG GTTAGTGTGTATCTCCAGAACTGGTCTCATGTTCTTAGCTATGTCAGTAAAGCAGAGTCAACTCCTGAGATTGCAGAG CAACGAGGGGAAAGAGACAGCCAGACTCAGTCTGTACTGACCAAGCTAAAGTGTGCTGCAG GTTTGGCAGAGCTAGCCGCTCGGAAATACAAACAGGCAGCAAAATGCTTCTTACTGGCATCATTTGACCACTGTGATTTTCCTGAG CTCCTTTCCTCCAGTAATGTTGCTGTGTATGGGGGACTTTGTGCGCTGGCCACTTTTGACCGCCAGGAGCTTCAACGAAATGTCATCTCTAGCAG TTCATTCAAGCTGTTTTTGGAGCTGGAGCCTCAAGTCCGCGATATAATCTTCAAATTCTATGAGTCTAAGTATGCCTCATGTCTAAAGATGCTGGATGAAATTAAG GATAATCTTCTTCTGGATATGTATCTTGCTCCTCATGTCCGGACACTTTACACTCAGATCCGGAACCGTGCCCTTATACAG TATTTCAGCCCATATGTCTCTGCGGACATGTACAAAATGGCTACTGCGTTTAACACAACGGTGTCTGCACTGGAGGATGAACTGACTCAACTGATCCTCGAAGGATTAATTAATGCCCGCATTGACTCTCATAGCAAG ATCTTATATGCACGAGACGTCGACCAGCGCAGCACTACATTTGAGAAATCATTACAGATGGGGAGAGAATTTCAGAGGCGAGCCAAAGCAATGATCTTGCGAGCTGCTGTTTTACGCAACCAGATCCACGTTAAG TCCCCTCCCAGGGAAGGAAGCCAAGGAGAGCTGACACCAGCTAACACTCAATCCAGACTCAGCACCAACATGTGA
- the GPS1 gene encoding COP9 signalosome complex subunit 1 isoform X1: MPLPVQVFNLQQVSSVSGSEGEESQDRMRDSSSPCSSSASSSGADWYCIPQSSRSDLFIQTTAGDYSLSADLSTCTLLSEGAVEPMQIDADPQDDQQNVPDINYVVENPTLDLEQYASSYSGLMRIERLQFIADRCPQLRVEALKMALSFVQRTFNVDVYEEIHRKLSEASRELQNAPDALPEGSLDPPPLDTAWVEATRKKALLKLEKLDTDLKNYKGNSIKESIRRGHDDLGDHYLDCGDLSNALKCYSRARDYCTSAKHVINMCLNVIKVSVYLQNWSHVLSYVSKAESTPEIAEQRGERDSQTQSVLTKLKCAAGLAELAARKYKQAAKCFLLASFDHCDFPELLSSSNVAVYGGLCALATFDRQELQRNVISSSSFKLFLELEPQVRDIIFKFYESKYASCLKMLDEIKDNLLLDMYLAPHVRTLYTQIRNRALIQYFSPYVSADMYKMATAFNTTVSALEDELTQLILEGLINARIDSHSKILYARDVDQRSTTFEKSLQMGREFQRRAKAMILRAAVLRNQIHVKSPPREGSQGELTPANTQSRLSTNM, encoded by the exons CAGGTAAGCTCTGTGTCAGGGTCTGAGGGTGAGGAGAGTCAGGACAGAATGAGGGATAGCTCCAGCCCCTGCTCCAGCTCAGCATCCTCTTCAGGGGCAGATTGGTACTGCATCCCCCAAAGCAGTAGGTCAGACCTCTTCATACAGACTACCGCTGGAGATTACAGCCTGAGCGCCGACCTTTCCACCTGCACGCTGCTATCTGAG GGTGCTGTTGAACCCATGCAGATTGATGCTGACCCCCAGGATGACCAACAGAATGTTCCAGATATCAATTATGTAGTGGAAAACCCGACCCTA GATCTCGAGCAGTATGCTTCCAGCTATAGTGGCCTCATGCGTATTGAACGATTGCAGTTTATTGCTGACCGATGTCCTCAGCTACGTGTTGAGGCCCTGAAGATGGCCCTGTCTTTTGTACAGCGAACTTTTAATGTAGATGTCTATGAGGAGATTCATCGAAAGTTGTCAGAGGCCTCcag ggAACTGCAAAATGCACCCGATGCTTTGCCTGAAGGGTCATTGGATCCTCCTCCACTGGATACGGCCTGGGTGGAGGCAACTCGCAAAAAAGCACTTCTCAAACTGGAGAAACTTGACACTGACCTGAAGAATTATAAAGGAAATTCTATCAAAGAAAGCATCAG GAGGGGTCATGATGATTTGGGCGATCATTATCTGGATTGTGGAGACCTGAGTAATGCTCTGAAATGCTACTCTCGAGCACGGGACTACTGTACCAGTGCTAAGCATGTCATCAACATGTGCTTGAACGTTATCAAG GTTAGTGTGTATCTCCAGAACTGGTCTCATGTTCTTAGCTATGTCAGTAAAGCAGAGTCAACTCCTGAGATTGCAGAG CAACGAGGGGAAAGAGACAGCCAGACTCAGTCTGTACTGACCAAGCTAAAGTGTGCTGCAG GTTTGGCAGAGCTAGCCGCTCGGAAATACAAACAGGCAGCAAAATGCTTCTTACTGGCATCATTTGACCACTGTGATTTTCCTGAG CTCCTTTCCTCCAGTAATGTTGCTGTGTATGGGGGACTTTGTGCGCTGGCCACTTTTGACCGCCAGGAGCTTCAACGAAATGTCATCTCTAGCAG TTCATTCAAGCTGTTTTTGGAGCTGGAGCCTCAAGTCCGCGATATAATCTTCAAATTCTATGAGTCTAAGTATGCCTCATGTCTAAAGATGCTGGATGAAATTAAG GATAATCTTCTTCTGGATATGTATCTTGCTCCTCATGTCCGGACACTTTACACTCAGATCCGGAACCGTGCCCTTATACAG TATTTCAGCCCATATGTCTCTGCGGACATGTACAAAATGGCTACTGCGTTTAACACAACGGTGTCTGCACTGGAGGATGAACTGACTCAACTGATCCTCGAAGGATTAATTAATGCCCGCATTGACTCTCATAGCAAG ATCTTATATGCACGAGACGTCGACCAGCGCAGCACTACATTTGAGAAATCATTACAGATGGGGAGAGAATTTCAGAGGCGAGCCAAAGCAATGATCTTGCGAGCTGCTGTTTTACGCAACCAGATCCACGTTAAG TCCCCTCCCAGGGAAGGAAGCCAAGGAGAGCTGACACCAGCTAACACTCAATCCAGACTCAGCACCAACATGTGA